The following are encoded in a window of Vibrio sp. SCSIO 43136 genomic DNA:
- a CDS encoding LysR family transcriptional regulator, with translation MRNNELNLNLLRVLVQIAKHGNLKQAGLALGRTESVVSRHLSTLREQLNDPLFVRTRYGLEPTHFTIRFLEEAGNALEVIDRALIPDEFVSEEYQGDLDIAMSNIVLSHSGAKCYDAIRKNFPLSTINFFTWKNDTIDKICHDDKMIGIHLYQKDRPQLIYQNKIGAIDVKLVINRKFGAPNWDEAKTFPCIVLRSVGWNDQQYALLNELLKHYPAFKVHAFVDDFNIALQLLDNHKITMAIPSVCVTPKYHVIDFPSVVPSNLISEIPIVSCVKYTQRYNPIHQKLSKIISTTISQ, from the coding sequence ATGCGCAACAATGAATTGAATTTAAACCTGTTAAGAGTACTCGTCCAAATTGCTAAACATGGCAACTTAAAGCAAGCTGGATTAGCTTTAGGACGAACTGAGAGTGTAGTCAGCCGTCACTTATCGACTCTTAGAGAGCAGTTGAATGATCCGTTATTTGTCAGAACTAGGTATGGACTAGAACCCACGCACTTTACCATTCGTTTTCTAGAGGAAGCTGGTAATGCATTAGAAGTTATCGATCGCGCATTAATACCAGATGAGTTTGTGTCGGAGGAGTATCAAGGTGACTTGGATATTGCTATGTCCAATATAGTTTTGTCACACTCTGGTGCAAAGTGTTACGATGCGATCAGAAAAAATTTTCCCTTATCGACGATAAACTTTTTCACTTGGAAAAACGATACTATTGATAAAATTTGTCACGATGACAAAATGATCGGTATACATTTGTATCAGAAAGACCGACCGCAACTCATCTACCAGAATAAGATAGGAGCAATAGACGTAAAGCTAGTAATCAATCGGAAGTTTGGAGCACCTAACTGGGATGAGGCCAAGACATTTCCATGCATAGTGTTGAGATCCGTGGGATGGAATGACCAACAGTATGCGCTTCTAAATGAACTTCTGAAGCATTACCCTGCGTTTAAAGTTCATGCATTTGTAGATGATTTTAATATTGCATTGCAGCTACTAGATAACCATAAAATAACTATGGCTATCCCTAGTGTATGTGTTACCCCTAAATACCATGTCATAGATTTCCCCTCGGTAGTACCATCTAACTTAATAAGTGAAATTCCAATTGTTTCATGTGTTAAATATACTCAAAGATATAATCCTATCCATCAGAAGCTAAGTAAAATTATAAGCACCACAATTAGCCAGTAG
- a CDS encoding DUF1214 domain-containing protein: MKKSTIATVIAAVSFGSVAAEPITDINDFFAADGVVVERSEFPMFETAKQMLNRQSAVGVNNFVHNRTLTPTDDQPVVRMNRDVYYSLGVANVGKGATLTMPELPEGKYLSFQVVPEDHRTQEMVYGGGTFELTTHTGDYVYIIVRMDATLSEEEAKMYQDQMIINSNDDTPFSWDTAVNKESFDAMEASLKRDGGKFIQEFGAAEFFGAGFNNPEDASAEKFIEEAWLTASAIGWGGAQSVDNFYEVGGNMPADGCYKLTFEDPENKAFWSVTAYNANGFMFSDTANINSLSAPANEDGSYSVHFGCEGETNNLPIENATGQWNAAFRHYQPTEKVTEEGYRVLPLIEKVK, translated from the coding sequence ATGAAAAAATCAACTATTGCTACTGTTATTGCTGCTGTTTCGTTCGGTTCTGTTGCTGCTGAGCCTATCACTGACATCAATGACTTCTTTGCAGCAGATGGTGTTGTTGTTGAGCGTTCTGAATTCCCAATGTTTGAGACTGCTAAGCAAATGCTTAACCGTCAATCAGCTGTAGGTGTTAACAACTTCGTACATAACCGCACACTAACTCCTACTGATGACCAACCAGTTGTTCGTATGAACCGTGATGTTTACTACTCGCTAGGTGTAGCTAACGTAGGTAAAGGTGCAACCCTTACTATGCCGGAGTTACCAGAAGGTAAGTACCTTTCTTTCCAAGTCGTTCCTGAAGATCACCGCACGCAAGAAATGGTTTACGGTGGTGGCACTTTCGAGCTAACTACTCACACTGGCGATTACGTTTACATCATCGTTCGCATGGACGCTACGCTATCCGAAGAAGAAGCTAAGATGTACCAAGATCAAATGATCATCAATTCTAACGATGACACTCCATTCTCTTGGGATACTGCGGTTAACAAAGAAAGCTTTGATGCTATGGAAGCATCGCTTAAGCGAGATGGTGGCAAGTTCATTCAAGAGTTTGGTGCTGCTGAGTTCTTCGGTGCTGGTTTCAACAACCCAGAGGACGCTTCTGCTGAGAAATTCATCGAAGAAGCATGGCTAACCGCTTCTGCTATCGGTTGGGGTGGCGCTCAATCTGTAGATAACTTCTATGAAGTGGGTGGGAACATGCCTGCTGATGGTTGTTACAAGCTAACTTTTGAAGACCCAGAGAACAAAGCATTCTGGTCTGTGACTGCCTATAACGCCAACGGTTTCATGTTCAGCGACACTGCTAACATCAACAGCCTATCTGCTCCCGCAAATGAAGACGGTAGTTACTCGGTACACTTCGGTTGTGAAGGTGAAACCAACAACCTACCAATAGAAAACGCTACAGGTCAATGGAACGCTGCTTTCCGTCACTACCAGCCAACTGAGAAAGTGACTGAAGAAGGCTACCGTGTGCTGCCATTAATCGAGAAAGTTAAGTAA